Proteins co-encoded in one Sander vitreus isolate 19-12246 chromosome 9, sanVit1, whole genome shotgun sequence genomic window:
- the LOC144522924 gene encoding alpha-2-HS-glycoprotein, translating to MAESICTLLRLLSLLSVYTLCVYAEGFALSPIELAPIPCNDKAVEKLSRLAVTYINEDRSDGYKFALNRIANVHLHAQGPAGNVYYLDLDVLETKCHISSPKPWKRCDVRPFMETQISGNCNTTILHTPQGYSYLYSYDCTLVPDPPEKLQQTCPTCPLLLPVDSPQAVNAAQATLASYKRQSTLGAELGVKNIARAAAQVVPVKASFVEYTVQQCQEGVTERGTCRRLTIKSDTETAGFCAGSVHGDLSVHPDVRVSCEMFKAQDVDIFRPVQPQGHELPQDHEIPTFPTLFDDPGNDLLPVPSYTTLPPAVQPPPFDPTPILPLPFDPPVVVNPFIPLSSSSSESAEDLVNQQQRPPGAGPSASSSEEIGGPVALRPPNDFHYKRRDRKRRQALVETSPSHNPTFLSDFPSGTSPFRSCPGPARYTTV from the exons ATGGCTGAATCCATATGCACATTATTACGGCTATTATCCCTGCTGTCCGtttacactctgtgtgtgtacgcCGAGGGTTTTGCATTGTCGCCTATTGAACTTGCTCCGATCCCCTGTAATGACAAAGCAGTGGAGAAGCTATCTCGTCTGGCTGTAACTTACATCAATGAGGATCGCTCCGATGGCTACAAGTTTGCCCTCAACCGCATTGCAAATGTCCACCTGCACGCTCAG GGCCCAGCAGGCAACGTGTATTACCTGGACCTGGATGTCCTGGAGACCAAGTGTCACATAAGCAGCCCAAAACCATGGAAACGATGTGACGTCAGACCATTCATGGAAACA CAAATCTCTGGCAACTGTAACACCACCATTCTCCACACACCACAGGGATACTCCTACCTGTACAGCTACGACTGCACTCTTGTCCCAG ATCCCCCAGAGAAGCTCCAGCAGACCTGTCCAACCTGCCCCCTCCTGCTCCCTGTAGATAGTCCACAGGCTGTGAACGCTGCTCAGGCCACTTTGGCATCCTATAAGAGACAGTCCACACTGGGTGCAGAGCTCGGAGTAAAGAATATCGCCAGAGCTGCAGCGCAG GTTGTGCCAGTGAAAGCTAGCTTTGTGGAGTACACAGTCCAACAGTGTCAAGAGGGAGTGACAGAAAGAGGCACCTGCCGGCGACTGACAATCAAGTCTGACACAGAG ACTGCAGGTTTCTGTGCAGGATCTGTGCACGGAGACTTAAGCGTCCATCCTGATGTCCGGGTGTCCTGTGAGATGTTCAAAGCACAG GATGTGGACATCTTCAGACCCGTGCAGCCTCAGGGTCACGAACTCCCCCAAGACCATGAGATCCCAACCTTCCCCACTCTGTTCGATGACCCAGGAAATGATTTGCTGCCTGTTCCCTCTTACACCACACTGCCCCCTGCTGTTCAGCCACCACCGTTTGACCCCACACCCATTCTCCCTCTGCCCTTTGACCCCCCTGTTGTGGTTAACCCCTTTATTCCCCTCAGCTCATCTTCCAGTGAGTCTGCTGAAGATCTAGTAAACCAGCAACAGCGACCCCCAGGTGCTGGTCCTTCTGCTTCATCCTCTGAAGAGATAGGAGGCCCCGTGGCACTCCGACCACCCAATGACTTCCATTACAAGAGGCGTGACCGCAAGAGACGGCAGGCCCTGGTGGAGACCTCACCCTCTCACAACCCAACCTTCCTGTCTGATTTCCCCAGTGGGACTTCTCCTTTCCGCTCCTGTCCTGGTCCTGCTCGCTACACCACAGTTTAA